Proteins encoded by one window of Haematobia irritans isolate KBUSLIRL chromosome 2, ASM5000362v1, whole genome shotgun sequence:
- the LOC142224483 gene encoding grpE protein homolog, mitochondrial-like, with translation MATKQIVHLHSSRLISMLSTKSQWKNLLSISTARRYSNEKPASEQETSTSDAANPADQIKKLTEDLEATNKEVTTLKEKNDELMDKYRRSLADSENLTVRRNKQIADAKVFGIQSFFKDLLEVADTLGQATKAVPQDQLENNPHLKNLCEGLTMTNASLLQVFKPCKNCLPGYDNCPSLSLKLAHWHNVNASLRNS, from the exons ATGGCAACAAAACAAATAGTTCATTTACATAGTAGCCGACTAATCTCAATGTTAAGCACCAAATCTCAATGGAAGAACCTCTTGTCTATTTCCACCGCCAGACGGTATAGTAATGAGAAACCGGCTTCAGAACAAGAGACATCAACGTCGGATGCAGCAAATCCCGCTGACCAAATTAAGAAACTCACCGAAGATTTGGAAGCTACAAATAAAGAAGTTACTACGCTGAAAGAGAAAAATGATGAACTTATGGATAAATATCGTCGTTCCTTGGCGGACAGTGAGAATTTAACAGTCCGTCGCAATAAACAAATTGCAGATGCCAAGGTATTTGGTATACAATCGTTTTTCAAGGATTTACTAGAAGTAGCCGATACTTTGGGTCAAGCCACAAAAGCAGTACCTCAAGATCAACTGGAAAATAATCCCCATTTGAAGAACTTATGCGAAGGCCTAACAATGACAAATGCCTCATTATTGCAAGTCtttaaaccatgcaaaaattg CTTACCTGGATATGATAATTGCCCCAGTTTGTCATTAAAGCTGGCACATTGGCATAATGTTAATGCAAGTTTACGCAATTCGTag